In the Candidatus Electrothrix rattekaaiensis genome, one interval contains:
- a CDS encoding DUF1294 domain-containing protein, which translates to MKKGTCSYTIAFFFLAAITGSFFAGKIPLLIIGLYFIISLLTFLVYAKDKSAAKKGAWRTPESTLHLFSLFGGWPGALVAQQKLRHKSKKQSFRLVFWLTVLLNCAGLFWLFTPTGAAKLSLLKNVF; encoded by the coding sequence ATGAAGAAAGGGACCTGCTCCTATACAATCGCTTTTTTCTTTCTTGCAGCTATCACCGGTTCATTTTTTGCTGGAAAGATACCGCTTCTGATTATCGGTCTGTATTTCATTATCAGTCTGCTGACCTTTCTCGTGTACGCAAAAGATAAATCAGCAGCAAAGAAAGGGGCGTGGCGAACCCCGGAAAGTACCCTTCATCTGTTTTCACTGTTTGGGGGCTGGCCCGGTGCGCTTGTTGCGCAACAAAAATTACGTCATAAGTCGAAAAAGCAATCTTTCCGTTTGGTTTTTTGGTTAACAGTCCTGCTGAATTGCGCAGGATTGTTCTGGTTGTTTACACCGACCGGAGCGGCTAAGCTCAGCCTGCTGAAAAATGTTTTTTAA
- a CDS encoding PAS domain-containing protein, whose amino-acid sequence MLREVFDALPSMVFVVDQDMRIQEYNAAAEELMTDGREAVLQQRAGDIFHCIHSTEVPEGCGSSSACRDCIIRNSVTTALRGKRIVRHRTRMEIMQNNHKAEIYALVTVSPFSFRGSPHALLVIEDISEIAELYRMIFICPVCGKVQGDEKIWMRVEAYFKNNWNVECSHGYCPDCFKNELKKIRSFPTNGNDLPIID is encoded by the coding sequence ATGCTGAGGGAGGTTTTTGACGCCTTGCCTTCCATGGTCTTTGTGGTTGATCAGGATATGAGGATTCAGGAATATAACGCGGCGGCAGAAGAGCTGATGACGGATGGGCGAGAGGCTGTTCTTCAGCAGCGGGCCGGTGATATATTCCATTGTATACATTCAACAGAAGTACCTGAAGGATGCGGCAGTTCGTCGGCCTGCCGAGACTGCATTATTCGGAATTCCGTTACCACCGCTTTGCGAGGAAAGCGTATAGTTCGGCATCGGACACGAATGGAAATCATGCAGAACAACCATAAGGCAGAGATATACGCATTGGTCACGGTGTCCCCGTTTTCCTTTCGCGGCAGTCCCCATGCCCTGTTGGTAATTGAAGACATCAGCGAGATAGCCGAATTGTATCGCATGATTTTTATCTGCCCGGTCTGCGGGAAGGTGCAGGGTGATGAAAAAATCTGGATGCGGGTTGAGGCTTATTTCAAAAATAACTGGAATGTTGAATGCTCACACGGTTATTGTCCTGATTGTTTTAAGAACGAGCTGAAAAAAATACGATCCTTCCCAACGAACGGGAACGACCTGCCGATCATTGATTAA
- a CDS encoding NAD(P)/FAD-dependent oxidoreductase, which produces MSFTPLDKVQNNYDVIVIGSGLGGLTCANRLAKAGHAVLLLEHHIQLGGLATWFKRGGHIFDVSLHGFPHGMVKTCKKYWSKEIKDSIVQLKNIAFDNPQFSLTTTFSKDDFVRILHEDFKVERTTVDDFFTTVRAMNFYDDQGMTTRELFEQFFPGRSDVHRLLMEPITYANGSTLDEPAITYGIVFSNFMSRGVFTFEGGTDKLIAMMAEDLQKSGVTICTGAKVERILVDNGKTRGVLVGGREIMAKAVVSNSGITNTIDNLAGREAFSADFLSRFDKVVVNNSSCQVYFGIRQGESFPDIGDLLFTSTAEEFSSEEMRRMDTKSRTFSVYYPKTRPDKPDYTVVASMNGNYDDWAGLDDVAYKEAKEAMVERCFVDLERYIPGIRDKVDTISSATPKTFNRYTLHTKGTSFGTKFEGLDISRSLFKEVSGLFHVGSVGIIMSGWLGAINYGVIVANDVDAYIRA; this is translated from the coding sequence ATGTCCTTTACGCCTCTTGACAAGGTTCAAAACAACTACGATGTTATTGTTATCGGCTCCGGTCTCGGTGGCCTGACCTGTGCCAACCGTCTTGCCAAGGCGGGTCATGCGGTTCTCCTGCTGGAGCACCATATCCAGTTGGGTGGGTTGGCGACTTGGTTTAAGCGGGGAGGGCATATCTTTGATGTCTCCCTGCACGGTTTCCCGCACGGAATGGTCAAGACTTGCAAAAAATACTGGTCCAAGGAGATCAAAGACTCCATTGTCCAGCTCAAAAACATCGCCTTTGATAATCCCCAGTTTTCCCTGACCACCACCTTTTCTAAGGATGATTTTGTCCGCATCCTCCATGAGGATTTCAAAGTTGAGCGGACCACGGTGGATGATTTTTTCACCACGGTCAGGGCGATGAATTTTTATGATGATCAAGGCATGACTACTCGGGAGCTTTTTGAGCAGTTTTTTCCGGGCCGATCCGATGTTCATCGCCTCCTGATGGAGCCTATCACCTATGCGAACGGCTCTACCTTGGATGAGCCAGCCATTACCTACGGGATTGTTTTTTCCAATTTCATGAGCCGGGGCGTGTTCACCTTTGAGGGCGGTACAGATAAACTCATCGCCATGATGGCGGAGGATCTGCAAAAGAGCGGCGTGACCATCTGCACCGGGGCCAAGGTCGAGCGAATTTTGGTTGATAACGGCAAAACCAGGGGTGTCCTTGTCGGAGGTCGGGAAATTATGGCCAAGGCTGTGGTCTCCAATTCCGGCATCACCAATACCATTGATAACTTAGCTGGACGGGAAGCCTTTAGTGCTGATTTTCTTTCCCGTTTTGATAAGGTGGTGGTGAATAACTCTTCCTGTCAGGTCTATTTCGGTATTCGTCAAGGGGAGTCCTTCCCGGATATCGGGGATCTGCTCTTTACCTCAACTGCCGAAGAGTTTTCCTCGGAAGAAATGCGGCGTATGGATACCAAAAGCCGCACCTTTTCTGTCTACTATCCCAAGACCCGCCCGGACAAGCCGGATTACACCGTGGTCGCCTCCATGAACGGTAATTACGACGACTGGGCAGGGCTGGATGATGTCGCCTATAAAGAGGCCAAGGAGGCTATGGTGGAGCGTTGTTTTGTTGATCTGGAACGCTATATTCCCGGCATCCGTGATAAGGTAGATACTATTTCTTCAGCCACGCCCAAGACCTTTAACCGCTACACCCTCCATACCAAAGGCACTTCCTTTGGCACCAAGTTCGAGGGGCTGGATATCTCCCGCTCTCTCTTTAAAGAGGTAAGTGGGCTGTTCCATGTTGGTTCGGTCGGGATTATCATGAGCGGCTGGCTGGGCGCGATCAACTACGGGGTGATTGTGGCTAATGATGTGGATGCGTATATACGCGCATAG